In Stigmatopora nigra isolate UIUO_SnigA chromosome 18, RoL_Snig_1.1, whole genome shotgun sequence, one genomic interval encodes:
- the LOC144211717 gene encoding disks large homolog 5-like isoform X1, translated as MEPRHRDFLEKCHHNLVESVTDADADQLVEILSRGGTLSPAERHELASTSSGSEKVELLVKILLCKDRDHFPDFCSALEATNPHLRSVLITATGPVNHGTGSTYSVLSTMPSDSESSGSLSSVGTPTPASSPPLAHVDGHRVHEKMETVLFQLRHVTRERDELRKRLALSSPGSTFDDCGPNSKTGHDYERLKLQCMKAMADLQSLQNQHSSTLKRCEEAVKKADFYHTLHSRLASEQNQLKDELEAMRLDNVQLLREHNHAKQACEELRRLRDDDQREVADMRMLHQQVIREGSSDALNKLYDSAVDKLESVRSDYDGLRKLYNDKTANHNADLSRLDHAEEEKRRLQKQLDVLMKQRDAAIHYQQQYSSSIRRLDQQELSKAAAQNVELQREMDRLQSEATRFKTQQLKATKECEKYKEERDSVISEYRLIMSERDQVIKEVERLQTGVEMAEAKLKNTSSERRVANEELEALRQELTSSLMDRDRAVCEKNELLEKYCHEVEDKTEAQKVLSQACKDMETVCEERDVARKERTEAIIQRDQLLREYYQSRQKQDSITLDMERANKEIEMLRKQYEAVSQELKEAQQEAEVAKCRRDWAFQERDKIVGERESVRTLCDNLRRERDRAVSDLADALRNLDDTRKQKNDAVRELKELKEKMDDQLEKEAHFRQLMAHSSHDSAIDMDSVEWETEVVEFEKRRDMDLKALGFDIAEGVNDPYLPGDCGVFVSKVDKGSVAEGRLRVNDWLLKINNIDLTSKDRKQAIKAVMSGEGVINLVVRRRKSVGGRVATPIQINLTGHKDCGISLESGVFVASLAPGSPAVRENALTVGDRLLAINGISLDNKSLPECDALLKTCRESLCISLAKFLPQSYSGQSLYESLRDSEKACKNCRKHNCQTDRCQDDEACGDPDAATHHFHHAPNDSLHSRSPSEPQAEFCYRRQDFHRRPFTFTPALPDFGPSSGKAGGGTWPKVIAGASVPECTQLSIYKRTKQRKSIFDTNTFRRPEVPPKLDYMSLSQLPKHSPQSSLAEFPQAPPTPPARSDSFRFKHSQQNSSASDSTIPASPSRGSSPVMDGEGGKQHYYSSDATQRESKMLSEEDGGQHRDLDKRRYRPKSAPALRRNMTPLHIPAPMQVHGFSNEEHSPEPMDLLRFSPLRNNRYSMHYAPPSYSSVVTHPAQRGLATCPAKTAVMRNTVYTTWSPELQNSNCPPVSTPGVHPHARASPQHHGHHSVDLNHKVDVCETSRTPHGTNSLPSSARMGSLSALQFRAKRIRMPPTRYPCSVGLDRGSRSHSECSSPTTPPKSPVGLDASSFASSQSESSISTQLRISVNPAPVGDGRKDGFVSNTFVRYQLAARHKFLSLRCLRPYLEEPRNVRVQKGAEPLGISIVSGENGGVFVSKVTAGSIAHQAHLEYGDQLLEFNGINLRNANEQQARLVIGQQCDTVSILAQYNPQMFQLGNHSRSSSRMESISNQATPQDSGATTPDDRSMGDTLSEQDEGTVTPPSKQTTPITSAHSSFRLPVSGFRRSGEPRLVRLKGVQAELGIQICGGNLYGIFVESLDEDSPAKSVDGLLPGDLILECNGVNMKNKTKEEAYLELLKPVEMLTLKVQNCVEELADIKETPGDGFFIRSLYERVAELEKELSFKTDDILYVEDTLPNGNFGYWMAWHLDEKAQKLEKGQIPSKFVTDQELYRRHGMTDMKDDVSGGGKTLSAAARRSFFRRRLKHKRNGSKDGKDLIASEALMSEYLPITEDGVSLMYQRVQKVECSTPRPVLILGPLAEASKDMLVNEAPAKFSRCPPEIMKASQQAIERGVKDCVFIDYKRRSGHFDVTTVASIKEITEKDSHCLLDIAAHAIERLHCVHIYPIVIFIRYKNAKQIKEQKDPLYLRDKLSQKLSKEQFEAAQKTEQEYSRFFTGVVQGGSVSFICTQIVTIVEQEQNKVLWIPEGAP; from the exons GTACGCCCACTCCGGCGTCCTCGCCACCGCTGGCCCACGTGGACGGTCACCGGGTCCACGAGAAGATGGAGACCGTCCTGTTCCAGCTACGTCATGTGACTCGGGAACGCGATGAGCTACGGAAGCGACTGGCGCTGTCCTCGCCCGGTAGCACTTTCGACGACTGCGG GCCCAACTCGAAAACGGGCCACGACTACGAGCGCCTCAAACTGCAGTGCATGAAGGCCATGGCGGACTTGCAGTCCTTGCAAAACCAGCACAGCAGCACCCTCAAGAGGTGCGAGGAAGCTGTCAAGAAAGCAGACTTCTAtca CACGTTGCACAGTCGACTGGCGAGCGAGCAAAACCAGTTGAAAGACGAGCTGGAGGCGATGAGGCTGGACAATGTGCAGCTGCTCCGCGAGCACAACCACGCCAAGCAGGCTTGCGAAGAACTGCGCCGGCTTCGAGACGATGACCAGCGAGAGGTGGCTGATATGCGGATGCTCCACCAGCAG GTGATCCGCGAGGGCTCATCGGACGCCCTCAACAAGCTGTACGACTCTGCCGTCGACAAACTGGAGAGCGTCAGGAGCGACTACGACGGTCTCCGCAAACTCTACAACGACAAGACGGCCAATCACAACGCCGACTTGAGTCGCCTGGACCACGCCGAGGAAGAAAAACGGCGTCTACAGAAGCAGCTGGACGTACTGATGAAGCAGAGGGACGCCGCCATCCACTACCAGCAGCAATACTCGTCATCCATACGGAG gttggaCCAGCAGGAGCTGTCCAAAGCTGCCGCTCAGAACGTGGAACTACAGCGTGAAATGGACCGGCTGCAGTCGGAGGCCACGCGCTTTAAAACCCAGCAGCTCAAAGCGACTAAGGAGTGCGAGAAATACAAGGAAGAGCGAGACTCGGTCATCAGCGAGTACCGTCTGATTATGAGCGAGCGAGACCAGGTCATCAAGGAGGTGGAGAGGCTTCAGACCGGAGTGGAGATGGCAGAGGCTAAGCTGAAGAACACGTCCTCGGAGAGGCGGGTCGCCAATGAGGAGCTGGAGGCTCTTCGACAG GAGCTGACCTCCTCGCTGATGGACAGGGACCGAGCCGTCTGCGAAAAGAACGAGCTCTTGGAGAAGTACTGCCACGAAGTGGAGGACAAGACAGAGGCGCAGAAAGTGCTCAGCCAGGCTTGTAAAGACATGGAGACGGTCTGCGAAGAGCGAGACGTGGCCCGCAAAGAGAGGACGGAAGCCATCATCCAACGAGATCAACTCTTGCGAGAGTATTACCAATCCAGACAG AAACAAGACTCAATCACGCTGGACATGGAGAGAGCCAACAAGGAAATTGAGATGCTCAGGAAGCAATATGAAGCTGTCAGTCAAGAACTAAAGGAGGCTCAGCAGGAGGCCGAAGTGGCCAAGTGTCGCCGAGATTGGGCCTTTCAAGAGAGAGACAAAATCGTTGGAGAGAGGGAGAGTGTTCG CACGCTGTGTGACAACCTGAGGCGAGAGAGGGATCGAGCGGTGAGCGACCTGGCAGATGCGCTAAGGAATCTAGACGACACCAGGAAGCAAAAGAACGACGCCGTGAGAGAGCTCAAAGAACTCAA GGAGAAAATGGATGACCAATTGGAAAAGGAGGCGCATTTTCGCCAGCTAATGGCTCACAGCTCTCATGATTCCGCCATCGATATGGACTCGGTTGAGTGGGAGACGGAAGTTGTCGAGTTTGAGAAACGCAGG GATATGGATTTGAAAGCACTGGGATTTGATATTGCCGAAGGGGTGAATGATCCTTATTTACCAGGAGATTGTGGTGTTTTTGTCAGTAAGGTTGACAAAGGAAGTGTAGCAGAAGGTCGATTAAG GGTGAACGACTGGCTACTGAAAATTAACAACATCGACCTGACCAGCAAAGACAGGAAACAGGCCATCAAAGCCGTGATGAGTGGCGAAGGTGTCATCAACCTGGTGGTCCGCCGACGGAAGTCAGTGGGAGGACGGGTTGCCACGCCCATCCAGATAAACCTCACCGGGCATAAAG ATTGCGGTATTTCCTTGGAAAGCGGCGTGTTTGTTGCTTCACTTGCACCCGGAAGCCCAGCAGTCAGGGAAAACGCTCTCACTGTTGGGGACAGGCTATTGGCT ATTAATGGCATCTCACTGGACAACAAGTCCCTCCCCGAATGTGATGCCTTGCTGAAAACGTGCCGTGAATCTCTCTGCATCTCCCTTGCAAAG TTCCTACCGCAAAGCTACTCTGGCCAGAGTTTATATGAAAGTCTGCGAGACTCTGAAAAAGCCTGTAAAAACTGTCGAAAGCACAACTGCCAAACCGACCGCTGTCAAGACGACGAAGCTTGCGGCGACCCCGACGCCGCCACCCATCATTTCCACCACGCGCCCAACGACTCCCTGCACTCCCGTAGCCCCTCCGAGCCACAAGCGGAGTTCTGCTACCGGCGGCAGGACTTCCACCGTCGACCCTTCACGTTCACCCCCGCCCTCCCCGACTTTGGGCCTTCTTCAGGGAAGGCCGGTGGAGGAACCTGGCCTAAAGTCATCGCCGGAGCGTCTGTACCGGAATGCACGCAGCTTTCAATCTACAAAAGAACCAAACAACGCAAGTCCATCTTTGACACGAATACCTTCAGAAGACCCGAAGTGCCCCCCAAACTGGACTACATGTCACTTTCTCAGCTGCCAAAACATTCACCGCAGAGCTCACTGGCCGAATTCCCTCAAGCTCCGCCCACACCCCCGGCCAGGAGCGATTCGTTTAGGTTTAAACACTCGCAGCAGAATAGCTCGGCGTCCGATTCGACCATTCCGGCATCTCCGAGTCGAGGGAGCAGTCCCGTCATGGATGGCGAGGGAGGGAAGCAGCACTACTATTCTAGTGACGCAACGCAACGGGAATCCAAGATGCTGTCGGAGGAGGATGGGGGTCAACACCGAGACCTGGATAAGCGAAGGTACCGACCTAAATCGGCGCCGGCGCTGCGGCGGAACATGACGCCGTTGCACATCCCTGCTCCCATGCAG GTTCATGGTTTCTCTAATGAAGAGCACTCCCCCGAACCAATGGATTTGCTGCGCTTCTCGCCACTGCGAAACAATCGTTACAGCATGCACTATGCACCTCCCAGTTACAGCAGTGTCGTGACAC ACCCGGCACAACGTGGCCTGGCTACATGCCCGGCAAAGACGGCCGTGATGAGGAACACTGTCTACACCACGTGGAGTCCAGAATTGCAGAATAGCAACTGCCCGCCGGTGTCCACTCCTGGCGTCCACCCGCATGCACGTGCAAG CCCACAGCATCACGGTCACCACAGTGTGGATCTCAACCACAAAGTAGACGTTTGCGAGACCAGTCGAACACCTCACGGCACCAATTCTCTTCCTTCCAGTGCCAGAATGG GCTCTCTGAGTGCATTGCAGTTCAGGGCCAAGCGCATTAGAATGCCACCAACACGTTACCCTTGCTCCGTTGGATTGGATAGAG GCTCTCGGTCTCACTCGGAGTGCAGCTCCCCGACAACGCCTCCCAAATCCCCCGTCGGCCTGGACGCCTCATCCTTCGCCAGCAGCCAGTCGGAGAGCTCTATCTCCACGCAGCTTAGGATATCCGTCAACCCGGCGCCAGTCGGTGACGGCAGGAAGGATGG ATTTGTCTCTAACACCTTTGTCAGATATCAACTGGCTGCTAGGCACAAGTTCCTCTCTTTGAGATGCTTGAG GCCCTATTTGGAGGAGCCGCGTAACGTGAGGGTCCAAAAAGGAGCGGAACCACTGGGCATCTCCATTGTAAGCGGCGAAAACGGCGGCGTGTTTGTGTCTAAAGTAACTGCGGGAAGCATCGCTCACCAAGCTCATTTAGAGTATGGAGATCAGCTCTTGGAG TTTAATGGGATCAACCTACGGAATGCGAATGAGCAACAAGCGCGATTGGTGATCGGGCAACAGTGTGACACGGTGTCCATTTTGGCTCAATACAACCCTCAAATGTTTCAACTGGGCAATCACTCTCGATCGAG TTCTCGTATGGAGTCCATCAGCAATCAGGCGACCCCACAGGACAGCGGCGCTACCACACCGGATGACCGCTCCATGGGCGACACCCTCAGCGAGCAGGACGAAGGCACCGTGACGCCACCGTCCAAGCAGACCACGCCCATTACCAGCGCTCACAGTTCCTTTAG GCTTCCTGTCTCTGGTTTTCGGCGCTCGGGGGAACCACGTCTGGTGAGGCTGAAGGGAGTTCAGGCCGAACTTGGAATCCAGATATGCGGAGGCAATCTGTATGGCATTTTTGTGGAGAGTTTGGATGAAGACAGTCCAGCTAAATCGGTCGATGGATTGCTCCCGGGAGACCTCATACTTGAg TGCAATGGCGTCAATATGAAGAATAAAACCAAAGAAGAGGCTTACCTGGAATTGCTGAAGCCTGTCGAAATGTTAACACTCAAGGTCCAAAACTGCGTGGAGGAGCTTGCTGATATAAAAGAGACGCCAGGCGATGGATTTTTTATCAG ATCACTTTATGAAAGAGTTGCCGAGTTGGAAAAGGAACTGAGCTTCAAGACTGATGACATATTATATGTGGAGGACACGTTACCAAATGGAAACTTTGGCTATTGGATGGCATGGCATCTTGATGAAAAAGCGCAGAAGTTGGAGAAAGGGCAGATTCCTAGTAAATTTGT GACGGACCAGGAGCTCTATAGAAGACACGGAATGACCGACATGAAAGACGACGTCAGCGGTGGTGGCAAAACCTTGTCGGCAGCCGCCCGCAGGTCCTTCTTCCGCCGGAGGCTGAAGCACAAGCGCAACGGATCCAAAGACGGAAAGGACCTGATAGCTTCAGAAGCCCTGATGTCGGAATACCTGCCCATCACTGAAG ATGGTGTTAGCCTCATGTACCAGCGGGTCCAAAAAGTGGAGTGCTCAACCCCAAGACCGGTGCTGATCTTGGGTCCGCTAGCCGAGGCTAGTAAGGACATGCTCGTTAATGAGGCGCCTGCCAAATTCAGTCGATGTCCTCCAG AAATCATGAAGGCATCCCAGCAAGCTATCGAACGAGGTGTCAAAGATTGTGTGTTCATTGACTACAAGCGGCGTAGTGGCCATTTTGATGTGACCACCGTTGCATCCATTAAGGAGATTACGGAAAAG gattcTCACTGTTTGCTTGACATTGCCGCTCACGCCATTGAACGTCTCCACTGTGTTCACATCTACCCAATCGTCATTTTCATCCGTTACAAAAATGCCAAGCAGATCAA GGAGCAGAAAGATCCCTTGTACCTGCGGGATAAACTCTCCCAGAAGCTATCTAAGGAGCAGTTTGAGGCGGCCCAGAAAACAGAGCAGGAGTACAGTCGCTTTTTTACTG GTGTTGTCCAAGGTGGCAGCGTCTCCTTCATTTGCACACAAATCGTCACCATCGTCGAACAGGAGCAGAATAAAGTTCTCTGGATCCCAGAGGGGGCGCCGTAG
- the LOC144211717 gene encoding disks large homolog 5-like isoform X2, whose translation MEPRHRDFLEKCHHNLVESVTDADADQLVEILSRGGTLSPAERHELASTSSGSEKVELLVKILLCKDRDHFPDFCSALEATNPHLRSVLITATGPVNHGTGSTYSVLSTMPSDSESSGSLSSVGTPTPASSPPLAHVDGHRVHEKMETVLFQLRHVTRERDELRKRLALSSPGSTFDDCGPNSKTGHDYERLKLQCMKAMADLQSLQNQHSSTLKRCEEAVKKADFYHTLHSRLASEQNQLKDELEAMRLDNVQLLREHNHAKQACEELRRLRDDDQREVADMRMLHQQVIREGSSDALNKLYDSAVDKLESVRSDYDGLRKLYNDKTANHNADLSRLDHAEEEKRRLQKQLDVLMKQRDAAIHYQQQYSSSIRRLDQQELSKAAAQNVELQREMDRLQSEATRFKTQQLKATKECEKYKEERDSVISEYRLIMSERDQVIKEVERLQTGVEMAEAKLKNTSSERRVANEELEALRQELTSSLMDRDRAVCEKNELLEKYCHEVEDKTEAQKVLSQACKDMETVCEERDVARKERTEAIIQRDQLLREYYQSRQKQDSITLDMERANKEIEMLRKQYEAVSQELKEAQQEAEVAKCRRDWAFQERDKIVGERESVRTLCDNLRRERDRAVSDLADALRNLDDTRKQKNDAVRELKELKEKMDDQLEKEAHFRQLMAHSSHDSAIDMDSVEWETEVVEFEKRRDMDLKALGFDIAEGVNDPYLPGDCGVFVSKVDKGSVAEGRLRVNDWLLKINNIDLTSKDRKQAIKAVMSGEGVINLVVRRRKSVGGRVATPIQINLTGHKDCGISLESGVFVASLAPGSPAVRENALTVGDRLLAINGISLDNKSLPECDALLKTCRESLCISLAKFLPQSYSGQSLYESLRDSEKACKNCRKHNCQTDRCQDDEACGDPDAATHHFHHAPNDSLHSRSPSEPQAEFCYRRQDFHRRPFTFTPALPDFGPSSGKAGGGTWPKVIAGASVPECTQLSIYKRTKQRKSIFDTNTFRRPEVPPKLDYMSLSQLPKHSPQSSLAEFPQAPPTPPARSDSFRFKHSQQNSSASDSTIPASPSRGSSPVMDGEGGKQHYYSSDATQRESKMLSEEDGGQHRDLDKRRYRPKSAPALRRNMTPLHIPAPMQVHGFSNEEHSPEPMDLLRFSPLRNNRYSMHYAPPSYSSVVTHPAQRGLATCPAKTAVMRNTVYTTWSPELQNSNCPPVSTPGVHPHARASPQHHGHHSVDLNHKVDVCETSRTPHGTNSLPSSARMGSLSALQFRAKRIRMPPTRYPCSVGLDRGSRSHSECSSPTTPPKSPVGLDASSFASSQSESSISTQLRISVNPAPVGDGRKDGPYLEEPRNVRVQKGAEPLGISIVSGENGGVFVSKVTAGSIAHQAHLEYGDQLLEFNGINLRNANEQQARLVIGQQCDTVSILAQYNPQMFQLGNHSRSSSRMESISNQATPQDSGATTPDDRSMGDTLSEQDEGTVTPPSKQTTPITSAHSSFRLPVSGFRRSGEPRLVRLKGVQAELGIQICGGNLYGIFVESLDEDSPAKSVDGLLPGDLILECNGVNMKNKTKEEAYLELLKPVEMLTLKVQNCVEELADIKETPGDGFFIRSLYERVAELEKELSFKTDDILYVEDTLPNGNFGYWMAWHLDEKAQKLEKGQIPSKFVTDQELYRRHGMTDMKDDVSGGGKTLSAAARRSFFRRRLKHKRNGSKDGKDLIASEALMSEYLPITEDGVSLMYQRVQKVECSTPRPVLILGPLAEASKDMLVNEAPAKFSRCPPEIMKASQQAIERGVKDCVFIDYKRRSGHFDVTTVASIKEITEKDSHCLLDIAAHAIERLHCVHIYPIVIFIRYKNAKQIKEQKDPLYLRDKLSQKLSKEQFEAAQKTEQEYSRFFTGVVQGGSVSFICTQIVTIVEQEQNKVLWIPEGAP comes from the exons GTACGCCCACTCCGGCGTCCTCGCCACCGCTGGCCCACGTGGACGGTCACCGGGTCCACGAGAAGATGGAGACCGTCCTGTTCCAGCTACGTCATGTGACTCGGGAACGCGATGAGCTACGGAAGCGACTGGCGCTGTCCTCGCCCGGTAGCACTTTCGACGACTGCGG GCCCAACTCGAAAACGGGCCACGACTACGAGCGCCTCAAACTGCAGTGCATGAAGGCCATGGCGGACTTGCAGTCCTTGCAAAACCAGCACAGCAGCACCCTCAAGAGGTGCGAGGAAGCTGTCAAGAAAGCAGACTTCTAtca CACGTTGCACAGTCGACTGGCGAGCGAGCAAAACCAGTTGAAAGACGAGCTGGAGGCGATGAGGCTGGACAATGTGCAGCTGCTCCGCGAGCACAACCACGCCAAGCAGGCTTGCGAAGAACTGCGCCGGCTTCGAGACGATGACCAGCGAGAGGTGGCTGATATGCGGATGCTCCACCAGCAG GTGATCCGCGAGGGCTCATCGGACGCCCTCAACAAGCTGTACGACTCTGCCGTCGACAAACTGGAGAGCGTCAGGAGCGACTACGACGGTCTCCGCAAACTCTACAACGACAAGACGGCCAATCACAACGCCGACTTGAGTCGCCTGGACCACGCCGAGGAAGAAAAACGGCGTCTACAGAAGCAGCTGGACGTACTGATGAAGCAGAGGGACGCCGCCATCCACTACCAGCAGCAATACTCGTCATCCATACGGAG gttggaCCAGCAGGAGCTGTCCAAAGCTGCCGCTCAGAACGTGGAACTACAGCGTGAAATGGACCGGCTGCAGTCGGAGGCCACGCGCTTTAAAACCCAGCAGCTCAAAGCGACTAAGGAGTGCGAGAAATACAAGGAAGAGCGAGACTCGGTCATCAGCGAGTACCGTCTGATTATGAGCGAGCGAGACCAGGTCATCAAGGAGGTGGAGAGGCTTCAGACCGGAGTGGAGATGGCAGAGGCTAAGCTGAAGAACACGTCCTCGGAGAGGCGGGTCGCCAATGAGGAGCTGGAGGCTCTTCGACAG GAGCTGACCTCCTCGCTGATGGACAGGGACCGAGCCGTCTGCGAAAAGAACGAGCTCTTGGAGAAGTACTGCCACGAAGTGGAGGACAAGACAGAGGCGCAGAAAGTGCTCAGCCAGGCTTGTAAAGACATGGAGACGGTCTGCGAAGAGCGAGACGTGGCCCGCAAAGAGAGGACGGAAGCCATCATCCAACGAGATCAACTCTTGCGAGAGTATTACCAATCCAGACAG AAACAAGACTCAATCACGCTGGACATGGAGAGAGCCAACAAGGAAATTGAGATGCTCAGGAAGCAATATGAAGCTGTCAGTCAAGAACTAAAGGAGGCTCAGCAGGAGGCCGAAGTGGCCAAGTGTCGCCGAGATTGGGCCTTTCAAGAGAGAGACAAAATCGTTGGAGAGAGGGAGAGTGTTCG CACGCTGTGTGACAACCTGAGGCGAGAGAGGGATCGAGCGGTGAGCGACCTGGCAGATGCGCTAAGGAATCTAGACGACACCAGGAAGCAAAAGAACGACGCCGTGAGAGAGCTCAAAGAACTCAA GGAGAAAATGGATGACCAATTGGAAAAGGAGGCGCATTTTCGCCAGCTAATGGCTCACAGCTCTCATGATTCCGCCATCGATATGGACTCGGTTGAGTGGGAGACGGAAGTTGTCGAGTTTGAGAAACGCAGG GATATGGATTTGAAAGCACTGGGATTTGATATTGCCGAAGGGGTGAATGATCCTTATTTACCAGGAGATTGTGGTGTTTTTGTCAGTAAGGTTGACAAAGGAAGTGTAGCAGAAGGTCGATTAAG GGTGAACGACTGGCTACTGAAAATTAACAACATCGACCTGACCAGCAAAGACAGGAAACAGGCCATCAAAGCCGTGATGAGTGGCGAAGGTGTCATCAACCTGGTGGTCCGCCGACGGAAGTCAGTGGGAGGACGGGTTGCCACGCCCATCCAGATAAACCTCACCGGGCATAAAG ATTGCGGTATTTCCTTGGAAAGCGGCGTGTTTGTTGCTTCACTTGCACCCGGAAGCCCAGCAGTCAGGGAAAACGCTCTCACTGTTGGGGACAGGCTATTGGCT ATTAATGGCATCTCACTGGACAACAAGTCCCTCCCCGAATGTGATGCCTTGCTGAAAACGTGCCGTGAATCTCTCTGCATCTCCCTTGCAAAG TTCCTACCGCAAAGCTACTCTGGCCAGAGTTTATATGAAAGTCTGCGAGACTCTGAAAAAGCCTGTAAAAACTGTCGAAAGCACAACTGCCAAACCGACCGCTGTCAAGACGACGAAGCTTGCGGCGACCCCGACGCCGCCACCCATCATTTCCACCACGCGCCCAACGACTCCCTGCACTCCCGTAGCCCCTCCGAGCCACAAGCGGAGTTCTGCTACCGGCGGCAGGACTTCCACCGTCGACCCTTCACGTTCACCCCCGCCCTCCCCGACTTTGGGCCTTCTTCAGGGAAGGCCGGTGGAGGAACCTGGCCTAAAGTCATCGCCGGAGCGTCTGTACCGGAATGCACGCAGCTTTCAATCTACAAAAGAACCAAACAACGCAAGTCCATCTTTGACACGAATACCTTCAGAAGACCCGAAGTGCCCCCCAAACTGGACTACATGTCACTTTCTCAGCTGCCAAAACATTCACCGCAGAGCTCACTGGCCGAATTCCCTCAAGCTCCGCCCACACCCCCGGCCAGGAGCGATTCGTTTAGGTTTAAACACTCGCAGCAGAATAGCTCGGCGTCCGATTCGACCATTCCGGCATCTCCGAGTCGAGGGAGCAGTCCCGTCATGGATGGCGAGGGAGGGAAGCAGCACTACTATTCTAGTGACGCAACGCAACGGGAATCCAAGATGCTGTCGGAGGAGGATGGGGGTCAACACCGAGACCTGGATAAGCGAAGGTACCGACCTAAATCGGCGCCGGCGCTGCGGCGGAACATGACGCCGTTGCACATCCCTGCTCCCATGCAG GTTCATGGTTTCTCTAATGAAGAGCACTCCCCCGAACCAATGGATTTGCTGCGCTTCTCGCCACTGCGAAACAATCGTTACAGCATGCACTATGCACCTCCCAGTTACAGCAGTGTCGTGACAC ACCCGGCACAACGTGGCCTGGCTACATGCCCGGCAAAGACGGCCGTGATGAGGAACACTGTCTACACCACGTGGAGTCCAGAATTGCAGAATAGCAACTGCCCGCCGGTGTCCACTCCTGGCGTCCACCCGCATGCACGTGCAAG CCCACAGCATCACGGTCACCACAGTGTGGATCTCAACCACAAAGTAGACGTTTGCGAGACCAGTCGAACACCTCACGGCACCAATTCTCTTCCTTCCAGTGCCAGAATGG GCTCTCTGAGTGCATTGCAGTTCAGGGCCAAGCGCATTAGAATGCCACCAACACGTTACCCTTGCTCCGTTGGATTGGATAGAG GCTCTCGGTCTCACTCGGAGTGCAGCTCCCCGACAACGCCTCCCAAATCCCCCGTCGGCCTGGACGCCTCATCCTTCGCCAGCAGCCAGTCGGAGAGCTCTATCTCCACGCAGCTTAGGATATCCGTCAACCCGGCGCCAGTCGGTGACGGCAGGAAGGATGG GCCCTATTTGGAGGAGCCGCGTAACGTGAGGGTCCAAAAAGGAGCGGAACCACTGGGCATCTCCATTGTAAGCGGCGAAAACGGCGGCGTGTTTGTGTCTAAAGTAACTGCGGGAAGCATCGCTCACCAAGCTCATTTAGAGTATGGAGATCAGCTCTTGGAG TTTAATGGGATCAACCTACGGAATGCGAATGAGCAACAAGCGCGATTGGTGATCGGGCAACAGTGTGACACGGTGTCCATTTTGGCTCAATACAACCCTCAAATGTTTCAACTGGGCAATCACTCTCGATCGAG TTCTCGTATGGAGTCCATCAGCAATCAGGCGACCCCACAGGACAGCGGCGCTACCACACCGGATGACCGCTCCATGGGCGACACCCTCAGCGAGCAGGACGAAGGCACCGTGACGCCACCGTCCAAGCAGACCACGCCCATTACCAGCGCTCACAGTTCCTTTAG GCTTCCTGTCTCTGGTTTTCGGCGCTCGGGGGAACCACGTCTGGTGAGGCTGAAGGGAGTTCAGGCCGAACTTGGAATCCAGATATGCGGAGGCAATCTGTATGGCATTTTTGTGGAGAGTTTGGATGAAGACAGTCCAGCTAAATCGGTCGATGGATTGCTCCCGGGAGACCTCATACTTGAg TGCAATGGCGTCAATATGAAGAATAAAACCAAAGAAGAGGCTTACCTGGAATTGCTGAAGCCTGTCGAAATGTTAACACTCAAGGTCCAAAACTGCGTGGAGGAGCTTGCTGATATAAAAGAGACGCCAGGCGATGGATTTTTTATCAG ATCACTTTATGAAAGAGTTGCCGAGTTGGAAAAGGAACTGAGCTTCAAGACTGATGACATATTATATGTGGAGGACACGTTACCAAATGGAAACTTTGGCTATTGGATGGCATGGCATCTTGATGAAAAAGCGCAGAAGTTGGAGAAAGGGCAGATTCCTAGTAAATTTGT GACGGACCAGGAGCTCTATAGAAGACACGGAATGACCGACATGAAAGACGACGTCAGCGGTGGTGGCAAAACCTTGTCGGCAGCCGCCCGCAGGTCCTTCTTCCGCCGGAGGCTGAAGCACAAGCGCAACGGATCCAAAGACGGAAAGGACCTGATAGCTTCAGAAGCCCTGATGTCGGAATACCTGCCCATCACTGAAG ATGGTGTTAGCCTCATGTACCAGCGGGTCCAAAAAGTGGAGTGCTCAACCCCAAGACCGGTGCTGATCTTGGGTCCGCTAGCCGAGGCTAGTAAGGACATGCTCGTTAATGAGGCGCCTGCCAAATTCAGTCGATGTCCTCCAG AAATCATGAAGGCATCCCAGCAAGCTATCGAACGAGGTGTCAAAGATTGTGTGTTCATTGACTACAAGCGGCGTAGTGGCCATTTTGATGTGACCACCGTTGCATCCATTAAGGAGATTACGGAAAAG gattcTCACTGTTTGCTTGACATTGCCGCTCACGCCATTGAACGTCTCCACTGTGTTCACATCTACCCAATCGTCATTTTCATCCGTTACAAAAATGCCAAGCAGATCAA GGAGCAGAAAGATCCCTTGTACCTGCGGGATAAACTCTCCCAGAAGCTATCTAAGGAGCAGTTTGAGGCGGCCCAGAAAACAGAGCAGGAGTACAGTCGCTTTTTTACTG GTGTTGTCCAAGGTGGCAGCGTCTCCTTCATTTGCACACAAATCGTCACCATCGTCGAACAGGAGCAGAATAAAGTTCTCTGGATCCCAGAGGGGGCGCCGTAG